ACGAGGCCTGGCAGTCGGTCGCCTCCGGCGCCAGCGACGTGACGCTGCTCGTCGGCGGCGAGAAGATGACCCACAAGACGACGCCGGAGGCCACGGACATCATCGCTTCCATCACCCACCCCGTCGAGTACAAGCACGGCGTCACCCTGCCATCCTTCGCGGGGCTGACGGCGCGCCACTACCTCGAGCGCTTCGACGCGCCACGCGAGTCGCTCGCGCAGGTGGCCGTCAAGAACCACAGGAACGGCGTGGACAACCCCCACGCCCAGTTCCGGAAGGAGGTGGACGTGGAGACGGTCCTGGAGTCGCCCATCGTCGCCGACCCGCTGCGCCTCTACGACTTCTGTCCCATCACGGACGGCAGCGCGGCGCTCATGTTCTGCGACGAGGACCTCGCCGAGGAGTACGCGGACGACTACGCCGTCGTCTCCGGCATCGGCGGCGCGACGGACACACACGTCGTCCACGAGCGCGACGACCCGACCGTGATGGGCGGCGTCGTCGAGTCGGGCCGGCAGGCCTACGAGATGGCCGGTCTCGGCCCGGACGACGTCGACGTCGCCGAACTGCACGACATGTTCACCATCCTCGAGTTCCTCCAGATGGAGGGGCTGGACTTCGCCGAGCAGGGCGAGGCCTGGCAGCACGTCCAGGAGGGTCGCACGGAGAAGGACGGCGAACTGCCGATCAACACCTCCGGCGGCCTGAAGTCCAAGGGCCACCCGCTGGGCGCCAGCGGCGTCGCACAGGGCTACGAGATCTACGAGCAGGTCGTCGGCGAGGCCGGACCGCGCCAGGTCGAGGCCGACGTCGGCCTGGCCTGCAACGTCGGCGGATTCGGCAACTGCGTGATCACGACTATCATGGAGGCGGGACAATGAGCTTCGACGCCCACGTCTGCCCGAACGGGCACGCGACCTACCCCGGGCACGCGCTCTGCCCGGAGTGCGGCGAACCGCAGGACGAGACGGTCGACCTCTCCGACCGCGAGGCCGAGGTCGTCACCTGGACCCACAGCACGAAGACGCCGCCGGGCGTCCGCGAGCCGAACACGCTCGCCATCGTCGAATTCGACGTGAGCGACGACGTCGACGCCGACGACGTCGTCCGCGCCATCGGCCAGGTGACCACCGACGAGGTCGAGACCGGCGATACGGTCGAACCGGTGTACGTCGAGGAGCTCCGGGATCCCGAGGCCGGGATCAAGGAACCGGAGAGTCAGGAGTGGGACGGGTATCGCTTCGAACCGACTCAGTGAGGCGTTTTAGCGCCGAATCGTCGGTTCGGAGCGATCAGTGATTTGATCCTGTCCAGTGAGGAGTTTCATCTCCGAACCACAAGATCAAGCCGGAGCTTCGAACCGACTCAGTGAGCGCGACGGCGCGAACGGGCGGGATCAGTCGGCCGTTCCAACCCCGGCCCGTCGGTCCCGCTCGTCCAGCAGCTCGCTGGCTAGGTCGTCGAGGCACTCCGAGACGGTCGTCGTCCCCTCGTCAGTCGCGTAGGGGGCGACCTGTCGGAGGCCGTCGCCGTCGTAGAGCGCCAGGCAGACGGCCGGCGTGACCAGTTCTCGGCGCTTCTGGCCGGTCTCCATCGAGTAGCACAGCCGCGTGTCGAAGAACGGTGCGAGGCGGACGCCGGCCTCGCGCGCCCAGGCCGAGAACTCGTTGAAGCAGTCCCGCTCGGTGGACGGCGCGTCGCCGTCCCCGAGGGGAACGCGCTTCGCCCACGACGTTACGTCGAACCCGTCGAGCGCTCCCGCCGCGACGAGTCGTTCCAGATGTGCGACGCACCGCCGACGGCAGTTCTGCACCGGTTTCGGCAGGTCCTCCCGAACGTATAGCTCCGCCCGGACCGCGTCATCTGTCGTGGGCATGGGCAGTTGACCCGTACCAACTACATCACCATAAACCATTATGATTTAATTGTTATATTTCCGCCCGTCACGGGCACGTCCGGGAGAAGCAACGCCAGCAGCGCCAGCGACGGCGGAGAACGTGCGTCTTCGACGGAGGGTCTCGGGTCAGGCGTCGTCGCCGTCGCCGCTCCCTCCGTCGTCGTCGAACTCGTCCTTGATGGACCGCAGTTCAGCGTCGACGTCGACGGGGACGTCCCGGGGCTCGTCTGCGTCGTCCTCGATGCCCCCAGCCCGCGCGCCCGTCTCTGCGTCCGAGTCGCCGTCTGCGGACACGAGTCGGTCCTCGACGTCCTCGCGCAGCCGTCGCGCTTCATCGAGTAGCTCACGCGCGTCCTCGTCCTCGGGTCGGCCCTCGACGGCGTCCTGGAGGTCGGCCAGCGCGCCGTCGAGCCGCGAGAGGCTCGCGCGGCTGAGTCGCTCGGCGCGGTCGCGCACCTCGCCGCTGGCGCCCGTCGTCGGCGGGCGGCCGTCGGCCATCCGCAGCGCCCGCTGGAGGAGCTTCAGCGCCTCCACGTTGGTCCGGAGGACGAGAATGGCCGCGGGGATGGCCACGTCGCTGGTGAACCGCATCAGTTCCCGGGGACTGGGCGGGCGCGGCCGACCGCCCTCGGTGCGGGGCTCGAACTCCCGCTCGAGGGCTCGGAGGGCGTCGACCAGCTCACCCACCTGCCGCCCGAGGTCGTCGTCGCCGGTGCTCATGTCGCCGACTTGGCGAGTCAGGTACAAAAAGGACCCGTCGCCGCCGGCCGTCGTGGAATTAGGCCGACCAAAATCCTTATGGCTTTAGGTGCGCCTAACTCCTCGTAATGAGCGAGGTCTCGGACGGACGAGTCGAAGCGGAACTGGACGACGACGAACTCGAGGACGAAGTGGTCGCGGTCACCGCGCACAGGAGTTCGCCCGATCGGGTCGTTTTCACCGAGGAGGACAACTCCGACGGGTGGATCGCCACCGACCTGACCGTGGAACTCCGGCGGTAGTCTCCGCTCGCTGCGTTCTCCTTATTTCATCGCGCCCTCGAAGACGAGAGTGTCGTCCTCGAGGTAGTGCTCGACGTGGTGGGCGTCGTCCTCGACCTGGACGAGGATCTCCCGGAGGATCTCCGCCGTGGCGTGGTCGCCCAGGTTCTGCGCGAGCTCGACGTGGTCGCGCAGCGACTCGATGATGTCGCCGTACACCTCGAGGTCGTTCTCCAGCGAGGTCCGGACGTCGTAGACGTCCTCGCCCTCCATCGGGACGGGCGAGTGCTCGGCGATCTGCTCGGGGCCGGCGACGGGCGTCCCGCCCAGGGCCTGCAGACGCTCAGCGATTTCGTCGGCCCCTTCCTCGAGGTGCTCGGCGGCGTCGCCGAGGAACTCGTGGAGGTCGAGGAACTCCGCGCCGGCGACGTTCCAGTGGTGCTTCTTCACCTGGTGGTAGAGGACGTACGTCGCCGCGAGGTCCGTGTTGAGCGCGTCGACGATCTGCTCGGCCTTCTCCCGGTCGAGCCGCAGCGCGCTGTCCTCGACGGTACCGAACTCCTGGTGGATAGACTCCTGCTTACTCATAGGCGTCCTATAATTCGGCTGGATATAACTTAAAGGTTCGCGTTTAGGTGAACCAAATTTATCGAATCGCAAAAATTCGTTTTCTATTTCCGTGCAGTTACGTCACACGTCGCGCCCGAGCGCCACGTACGCGCCGCTCTCCGGTGGCTCCTCGGGAGCGTTCGTTCTGGCGGCGACCGTCCGTCGATGGACGTCGATGACGGCCGCTTTCTCGGGCTCCGAGATGTCGAGGTGA
This genomic interval from Halomicrobium urmianum contains the following:
- a CDS encoding thiolase C-terminal domain-containing protein; protein product: MGVAVIGASMTQFGQRDAWIRELLAEAGEACLADADVPPDEVDHLYVSNMASGEFEGQGGVMNALAHDLGLMPAYSERVDQTSSSGGAGIYEAWQSVASGASDVTLLVGGEKMTHKTTPEATDIIASITHPVEYKHGVTLPSFAGLTARHYLERFDAPRESLAQVAVKNHRNGVDNPHAQFRKEVDVETVLESPIVADPLRLYDFCPITDGSAALMFCDEDLAEEYADDYAVVSGIGGATDTHVVHERDDPTVMGGVVESGRQAYEMAGLGPDDVDVAELHDMFTILEFLQMEGLDFAEQGEAWQHVQEGRTEKDGELPINTSGGLKSKGHPLGASGVAQGYEIYEQVVGEAGPRQVEADVGLACNVGGFGNCVITTIMEAGQ
- a CDS encoding Zn-ribbon domain-containing OB-fold protein: MSFDAHVCPNGHATYPGHALCPECGEPQDETVDLSDREAEVVTWTHSTKTPPGVREPNTLAIVEFDVSDDVDADDVVRAIGQVTTDEVETGDTVEPVYVEELRDPEAGIKEPESQEWDGYRFEPTQ
- a CDS encoding HTH domain-containing protein; protein product: MPTTDDAVRAELYVREDLPKPVQNCRRRCVAHLERLVAAGALDGFDVTSWAKRVPLGDGDAPSTERDCFNEFSAWAREAGVRLAPFFDTRLCYSMETGQKRRELVTPAVCLALYDGDGLRQVAPYATDEGTTTVSECLDDLASELLDERDRRAGVGTAD
- a CDS encoding DUF7547 family protein; its protein translation is MSTGDDDLGRQVGELVDALRALEREFEPRTEGGRPRPPSPRELMRFTSDVAIPAAILVLRTNVEALKLLQRALRMADGRPPTTGASGEVRDRAERLSRASLSRLDGALADLQDAVEGRPEDEDARELLDEARRLREDVEDRLVSADGDSDAETGARAGGIEDDADEPRDVPVDVDAELRSIKDEFDDDGGSGDGDDA
- the dpsA gene encoding DNA starvation/stationary phase protection protein DpsA; translated protein: MSKQESIHQEFGTVEDSALRLDREKAEQIVDALNTDLAATYVLYHQVKKHHWNVAGAEFLDLHEFLGDAAEHLEEGADEIAERLQALGGTPVAGPEQIAEHSPVPMEGEDVYDVRTSLENDLEVYGDIIESLRDHVELAQNLGDHATAEILREILVQVEDDAHHVEHYLEDDTLVFEGAMK